The Candidatus Zixiibacteriota bacterium genome has a window encoding:
- a CDS encoding prepilin-type N-terminal cleavage/methylation domain-containing protein, with translation MYNRKEKGFTLIELMIVVVIIAILAALAIPKFMQATTKSKQTEAKQILKQIYAMQHAYRQEYNSYCCNGVSASAGGSIMSLGV, from the coding sequence ATGTATAACAGGAAAGAAAAAGGATTCACCCTGATCGAGCTGATGATTGTGGTTGTCATTATAGCGATCTTAGCAGCTTTAGCTATCCCCAAATTTATGCAGGCTACGACTAAATCCAAGCAGACCGAAGCCAAGCAAATCCTGAAACAAATATATGCAATGCAACATGCTTACCGTCAGGAGTATAACAGTTACTGCTGCAACGGGGTCTCGGCTTCAGCCGGAGGTTCTATTATGAGTCTGGGAGTGGA